One Capra hircus breed San Clemente chromosome 29, ASM170441v1, whole genome shotgun sequence genomic region harbors:
- the LOC102174190 gene encoding olfactory receptor 8B3-like produces MDWNGRMAPGNDSFVTEFILLGLTDEPDLQLPLFFLFLGIYIVTVLGNLGLIILIVLNSHLHTPMYFFLFNLSSIDLCYSSVFTPKMLSNFISKKNIISYMGCMTQLYFYCFFVISECFLLTSMAYDRYVAICKPLLYNVIMSPKVCSSLMFGCYLMAFSGAMAHTGCMLRLTFCDANTINHYFCDILPLLQLSCTSTYINELEMFIVVGINIIVPSFTIFVSYGLILSNILHVKSTEGRSKAFSTCSSHIIAVSLFFGSGAFMYLKPSSAVSMDEGKISSVFYTNTVPFLNPLIYSVRNKDVKHALRKTLRRRQF; encoded by the exons atggactggaatgg AAGAATGGCTCCTGGaaatgactcttttgtgactgaaTTCATCCTGTTGGGATTAACAGACGAACCAGATCTCCAACTCCccctattctttttatttctaggaATATATATCGTCACTGTGCTGGGGAATTTGGGCTTGATAATCCTAATTGTGCTAAATTCACATCTGCACACtcccatgtactttttcctctttAACTTGTCCTCTATAGACCTCTGTTATTCTTCTGTGTTTACACCAAAAATGCTAAGTAATTTCATATCAAAGAAGAACATTATTTCTTATATGGGATGCATGACCCAGCTCTacttttactgtttttttgtCATTTCTGAATGCTTTCTGTTGACATCAATGGCCTATgatcgctatgtggccatctgtaagCCACTTTTGTATAACGTTATCATGTCCCCTAAAGTGTGTTCCAGCCTTATGTTTGGTTGCTACTTGATGGCATTTTCTGGTGCCATGGCTCACACTGGATGCATGCTGAGACTGACCTTCTGTGATGCAAACACCATCAACCATTATTTCTGTGACATCCTCCCTCTGCTCCAGCTCTCCTGCACAAGTACCTATATCAATGAATTGGAAATGTTCATCGTGGTGGGCATCAACATCATTGTGCCCAGTTTCACAATCTTTGTCTCCTATGGTCTCATCCTGTCCAACATCCTCCATGTCAAGTCCACGGAGGGCAGGTCCAAAGCCTTCAGCACCTGCAGTTCCCACATTATTGCTGTTTCTCTGTTCTTTGGATCAGGGGCATTTATGTATCTCAAACCATCTTCTGCTGTGTCTATGGATGAGGGGAAAATCTCTTCTGTCTTTTATACCAATACTGTTCCCTTCCTCAACCCATTAATTTACAGTGTGAGGAACAAAGATGTCAAACATGCGCTGAGAAAAACCCTGAGGAGGAGACAGTTTTGA